The Methanoregula boonei 6A8 genome has a window encoding:
- a CDS encoding 50S ribosomal protein L5 — protein sequence MRDVHIDKVVVHMGVGESGEKLVKAENIMKTITKQTPIRSVAKMTQPAFNIRKGAPIGCKVTLRGKPAEDFIKTSLNIVNKTIFESQFDKSGNFSFGIEEHTDFPGMSYDPQIGIFGMDINVVLERNGIRITRRRMQKKKLPEKQRVKKEDAIAFLKKEYSVEVR from the coding sequence ATGCGCGATGTCCACATCGACAAGGTTGTGGTTCACATGGGCGTTGGCGAGAGTGGTGAAAAACTCGTCAAGGCCGAGAACATCATGAAGACGATCACCAAGCAGACCCCTATCCGCAGCGTTGCAAAGATGACTCAGCCGGCGTTTAACATCAGGAAGGGCGCCCCGATCGGATGCAAGGTCACGCTCCGCGGCAAACCGGCAGAGGACTTTATCAAGACCTCCTTAAACATCGTCAACAAGACGATCTTCGAGAGCCAGTTTGACAAGAGCGGGAACTTTTCGTTTGGTATCGAAGAGCATACGGATTTCCCCGGTATGTCCTACGATCCGCAGATTGGGATCTTCGGGATGGACATCAACGTCGTGCTCGAAAGGAACGGCATCAGGATCACCCGCCGGAGAATGCAGAAGAAAAAGCTTCCCGAGAAACAGCGCGTGAAAAAAGAGGATGCAATTGCGTTCCTCAAGAAGGAATATTCCGTGGAGGTGCGCTAA
- a CDS encoding 30S ribosomal protein S14, whose translation MGGERKKIYGRGANECKMCGRKQGLVRRYHIMFCRQCFREWAQKMGFKKMN comes from the coding sequence ATGGGCGGCGAAAGGAAGAAAATCTACGGTCGCGGTGCAAACGAGTGCAAGATGTGCGGGCGCAAGCAGGGCCTTGTCCGCCGGTACCACATCATGTTCTGCCGGCAGTGCTTCCGTGAGTGGGCACAGAAGATGGGCTTTAAGAAGATGAACTGA
- a CDS encoding 30S ribosomal protein S8: protein MTRLNTIADGMSALKNAGDTGKSEVTIEPASKLLGAMLRIMQDAGYIAGFEFIEDGRGGQLKVHLTGKINKCGAICPRFSVQLDEMEYWEKQYLPGKNFGLMILSTSHGVMSHVQARREGIGGELLGYVY from the coding sequence ATGACACGATTAAACACTATCGCAGACGGGATGAGTGCGTTAAAGAACGCAGGTGACACCGGCAAGTCCGAGGTTACTATCGAACCCGCAAGCAAGCTCCTCGGCGCGATGCTGCGCATCATGCAGGACGCCGGCTACATTGCCGGTTTCGAATTCATTGAGGATGGCCGCGGAGGCCAGCTCAAGGTGCATCTCACTGGAAAGATCAACAAATGCGGCGCCATCTGCCCGCGTTTCTCGGTCCAGCTGGATGAGATGGAATACTGGGAGAAGCAGTACCTGCCCGGCAAGAACTTCGGGCTCATGATCCTTTCCACCTCGCACGGCGTTATGTCGCACGTGCAGGCCCGCAGGGAAGGAATCGGCGGCGAACTGCTCGGGTACGTCTACTAG
- a CDS encoding 50S ribosomal protein L6, with product MASVRKVRIPDGVKVKLEQSQLTITGPKGALVRSVRFPQVSVTCDGKEITIATESGRKEITAMVGTFEAHAKNMCRGVTDGFEYRMKVVYSHFPIQLKLQGQRLEIANFLGEKKARYADIAEGVIAKVANDEVVLTGIDREKVGNTAANIEHATHIRNRDPRVFQDGIYMVQRG from the coding sequence ATGGCAAGCGTAAGAAAAGTCAGGATCCCCGACGGCGTCAAGGTCAAGCTCGAGCAATCGCAGCTCACCATCACCGGACCCAAGGGCGCACTCGTCCGCAGCGTCCGGTTCCCGCAGGTCAGTGTGACCTGTGATGGCAAGGAGATCACGATCGCTACCGAGTCCGGCCGCAAGGAAATTACCGCTATGGTCGGGACGTTCGAGGCGCACGCAAAGAACATGTGCCGGGGCGTCACGGATGGATTTGAGTACCGCATGAAGGTAGTATACAGCCACTTCCCTATCCAGCTCAAACTGCAGGGCCAGAGGCTCGAGATTGCCAATTTCCTGGGAGAGAAGAAAGCCCGGTACGCCGATATCGCTGAAGGTGTCATCGCCAAGGTGGCAAACGACGAAGTCGTGCTGACCGGCATTGACCGCGAAAAGGTAGGAAATACCGCGGCAAACATCGAACACGCCACCCATATCCGTAACCGGGACCCGCGGGTTTTCCAGGACGGCATATACATGGTACAGAGGGGCTGA
- a CDS encoding 50S ribosomal protein L32e, translating to MTTETKRLIRVRTEKGAVFKRHGFGTKPQLSDSWRKPRGQHNKQREQKKAKGNLPKPGFGSPIAVRGMHPSGFFEVLVFTEKDLENLDVKTQAIRISAGVGARKRKALQEKAAASGIKILNARVIKERVAEEKPAEPAKEAAKAKKDAKENPAKKSASKVTSSKKKGTEEKKPVKSAPSKAKPAAKETEKKAEKAEKPKAKESAKAPAKKPAAKEAEKKPATAAKKSPAEKTAPKKKSSSGVKKNE from the coding sequence ATGACAACTGAAACCAAGCGACTGATCCGTGTGCGCACCGAGAAGGGTGCCGTCTTCAAGCGCCACGGGTTTGGTACAAAACCACAACTCTCCGATTCATGGAGAAAGCCCCGTGGACAGCACAACAAACAGCGAGAGCAAAAAAAGGCTAAGGGAAATCTTCCCAAGCCCGGCTTTGGCAGCCCGATTGCGGTGCGCGGCATGCACCCCAGTGGGTTTTTTGAAGTGCTGGTCTTTACGGAAAAGGATCTCGAAAACCTTGACGTGAAAACCCAGGCGATCCGGATATCAGCCGGCGTCGGGGCACGCAAGCGCAAGGCCCTCCAGGAGAAGGCCGCCGCGTCGGGTATCAAGATCCTCAACGCCCGCGTGATCAAGGAACGCGTTGCCGAAGAAAAGCCGGCTGAGCCGGCAAAAGAAGCGGCAAAGGCAAAGAAGGACGCAAAGGAAAATCCGGCAAAGAAGAGTGCTTCCAAGGTGACCTCCTCAAAAAAGAAAGGCACCGAAGAGAAGAAGCCGGTGAAATCTGCCCCATCCAAGGCCAAGCCTGCAGCAAAGGAAACTGAAAAGAAGGCAGAAAAAGCCGAAAAGCCCAAGGCAAAGGAATCTGCAAAGGCACCTGCCAAAAAGCCCGCGGCAAAAGAAGCCGAAAAGAAGCCTGCCACAGCTGCAAAGAAATCCCCGGCAGAGAAGACCGCTCCCAAGAAAAAGTCCTCGTCAGGAGTGAAGAAGAATGAGTGA
- a CDS encoding 50S ribosomal protein L19e, translating to MSDVASQKRIAASILKCGVNRVWFDPERLSDIQNAISREDLRGLITDGAIKAHQKKGVSRGRARVRTAQRAYGHRKGAGKRKGAQGARTPSKRSWIQKIRAIRKVLVTLRDEGTIDRHLYRVLYRKAAGGQFRSVAHMKAQMEIIAGRLK from the coding sequence ATGAGTGATGTCGCCAGCCAGAAACGCATCGCAGCATCGATCCTAAAGTGCGGTGTCAACCGTGTCTGGTTCGATCCCGAGCGTCTCTCCGATATCCAGAATGCAATCTCCCGCGAGGACCTGCGCGGGCTTATCACAGATGGTGCCATTAAAGCGCACCAGAAGAAAGGTGTGAGCCGCGGCCGGGCACGTGTGCGGACCGCACAGCGGGCATACGGCCACCGCAAGGGTGCCGGGAAACGGAAAGGTGCGCAGGGCGCACGGACCCCGAGCAAGCGCTCGTGGATCCAGAAGATCCGCGCCATCAGAAAAGTTTTGGTCACGCTCCGTGACGAAGGCACTATCGACCGGCACCTGTACCGGGTACTCTACCGCAAGGCAGCCGGTGGACAGTTCCGGAGTGTCGCACATATGAAAGCACAGATGGAGATCATTGCCGGGAGGCTGAAGTAA
- a CDS encoding 50S ribosomal protein L18 codes for MATGPRYLVAFRRRREGRTDYYQRTKLVVADAPRMVVRRTNRHIIVQLVTAEMEGDKTLVSANSAELEKYGYTGATANTPAAYLTGLLFAAKAKKAGQDSAILDIGLNRATPGARVFAALKGAVDGGLEIPYGESILPSEDRLKGEHIAAYNEKAGDIVKNVEQVAAAIKKELV; via the coding sequence ATGGCGACAGGACCACGGTATCTAGTCGCTTTCCGCAGGCGGAGAGAAGGCAGGACCGATTATTACCAGAGAACCAAGCTCGTTGTCGCCGATGCACCCCGTATGGTGGTGCGCAGGACCAACCGCCACATCATCGTCCAGCTGGTTACTGCCGAAATGGAGGGGGACAAGACGCTGGTGTCGGCCAACTCCGCTGAACTTGAGAAGTACGGGTACACCGGGGCTACGGCGAACACTCCCGCAGCATACCTGACCGGCCTGCTCTTTGCCGCAAAGGCCAAGAAGGCAGGACAGGACAGTGCAATCCTCGATATCGGCCTTAACCGGGCCACCCCGGGTGCGCGGGTTTTTGCTGCGCTCAAGGGTGCCGTTGACGGCGGTCTTGAGATCCCGTACGGTGAGAGTATCCTCCCCTCCGAGGACAGGCTCAAGGGAGAGCACATTGCCGCCTACAACGAGAAGGCAGGCGATATTGTCAAGAATGTCGAGCAGGTGGCAGCCGCCATAAAGAAGGAGCTGGTGTAA
- a CDS encoding 30S ribosomal protein S5: MAYEKAEWRPVTGLGKQVASGEIKSIDQVLESGRPIKEPEIVDMFLPDLEDEVLDIAMMQRMTDSGRRVQFRAVVIVGNRNGYIGFGQGKDVQVGDAIKKAITKAKMNLVKVRRGCGSWECGCAVLHSIPMQVEGTAGSVRVTLKPAPQGIGLVTGDISKKVLELAGIKDAWTFARGQTRTTINFAKATFNALKETNMIRTGRSE; the protein is encoded by the coding sequence ATGGCATACGAAAAAGCAGAGTGGCGCCCGGTCACCGGTCTTGGCAAGCAGGTTGCCTCGGGGGAGATCAAGAGCATTGATCAGGTTCTCGAGAGCGGCAGGCCGATCAAGGAACCCGAGATTGTGGACATGTTCCTCCCGGATCTCGAAGACGAGGTTCTTGACATCGCCATGATGCAGAGGATGACCGACTCGGGCCGCCGTGTCCAGTTCCGTGCCGTAGTAATTGTCGGCAACCGGAACGGGTACATTGGCTTTGGCCAAGGTAAGGACGTTCAGGTCGGTGACGCTATCAAGAAGGCGATCACCAAGGCCAAGATGAACCTTGTCAAGGTTCGCCGCGGATGCGGCAGCTGGGAATGCGGGTGCGCGGTTCTGCACTCTATACCGATGCAGGTGGAAGGGACGGCCGGCAGTGTCCGGGTCACCCTCAAGCCCGCCCCACAGGGTATCGGCCTTGTTACCGGTGATATCAGCAAGAAAGTGCTCGAACTTGCCGGGATCAAGGATGCGTGGACGTTCGCGCGCGGACAGACCCGTACCACGATCAATTTCGCAAAGGCAACGTTCAACGCATTAAAAGAGACCAACATGATCCGCACCGGGAGGTCGGAGTAA
- a CDS encoding 50S ribosomal protein L30 has product MYAVVQVRGVVNTRKDIKDTLKMLRLHHINHCVLVADTPENLGMIRKVKDYVAYGEVDAATLETILKTRGRVIGDDPLTDEYIKSNSSTYSSIVEFAQALAKGESRLRDIPGLKPVLRLHPPRKGYKTTKRTFVQGGALGYYGPEINTLLYKMR; this is encoded by the coding sequence ATGTACGCAGTCGTGCAGGTCCGCGGCGTGGTCAACACGCGCAAAGACATCAAGGACACCTTAAAGATGCTCCGTCTGCACCACATCAACCACTGTGTGCTGGTGGCAGACACCCCGGAAAACCTGGGTATGATCCGCAAGGTCAAGGACTATGTTGCCTATGGGGAAGTGGACGCAGCGACACTTGAGACCATCCTTAAGACACGTGGTCGCGTAATCGGTGATGACCCCTTAACGGACGAGTATATCAAGTCGAATTCATCGACCTATAGCAGCATCGTCGAGTTTGCACAGGCACTTGCCAAGGGGGAGTCCCGGCTCCGCGACATTCCCGGCCTCAAGCCGGTCCTTCGTCTCCACCCTCCGCGCAAAGGTTACAAGACCACCAAGCGTACATTTGTTCAGGGTGGAGCGCTTGGCTATTATGGTCCGGAGATCAATACTCTCCTCTACAAGATGAGGTGA
- a CDS encoding uL15 family ribosomal protein, with product MPTNKRSKYRGSRTCGGGTHKNRRGAGNRGGRGRAGINAHHFVKWYVEMGGPVFGKDGFFHNPATSVSAMDVGIIDQIVPSLLAQGIAKQEGDAVAINAADIGIEKVLGSGRVIRKLNISAAAFSAQAKAKIEKTGGKAQVI from the coding sequence ATGCCAACCAACAAACGTTCAAAATACCGCGGATCGCGGACATGCGGCGGAGGTACCCATAAGAACCGCCGGGGTGCAGGTAACCGCGGCGGAAGGGGCAGGGCAGGTATCAATGCCCACCACTTCGTCAAGTGGTACGTAGAGATGGGAGGCCCGGTCTTTGGAAAGGACGGGTTCTTCCATAACCCCGCCACTTCCGTCTCCGCCATGGATGTCGGGATTATCGACCAGATTGTGCCTTCGCTTCTGGCTCAGGGAATTGCCAAGCAGGAAGGAGATGCGGTTGCCATCAACGCTGCTGACATCGGCATCGAAAAGGTGCTGGGCAGCGGCAGGGTGATCCGGAAACTCAACATCTCCGCAGCTGCGTTCTCTGCCCAGGCAAAGGCAAAGATCGAAAAGACCGGTGGAAAGGCACAGGTCATCTGA
- the secY gene encoding preprotein translocase subunit SecY, with protein MGDLLDRMEPILAAMPAVKSPEGHVHFKNKLLWTLGILILYFALTNIQLFGLAPSSQDLFTAWRALLAGANGSIVYLGIGPIVTASIVLQLLKGADILHIDTSEARGQVMYMGLQKILILVMIVIEAAPNLIGGFMQPDPTIAAQFFGGNLFAVSLLIFIQICIGGVLIFLMDEVVTKWGIGSGVGLFIIAGISQALVNGFINWTAVSDPYPVGFFPRLVAVVLDGANFLQYFGTNLLAFATTIIIFLIIVYVESTRIEIPLAHAQVRGARARFPVKLIYASVLPMILVRVLQANIQMIGMFLSNIGITILGKFNGQTPQGGLMYFLAPINGPTDWMWWTTDLGHAPWEVLLRMGIDTTFMVVGGAIFALFWIKTAGLDSKDVARQIQLSGMSIPGYRRNPQVLEKYLDRYIPRVTIIGGVFIGILSVVANLFGVIGAVSGTGLLLTVSITYRLYEEIASQQIMEMYPFMRTFFGKE; from the coding sequence ATGGGAGATCTGCTGGATCGAATGGAACCCATTCTTGCTGCGATGCCCGCAGTCAAGAGCCCTGAGGGCCATGTCCATTTCAAGAACAAGCTGTTGTGGACTCTGGGAATCTTAATTCTGTATTTTGCGCTTACGAATATTCAGCTGTTCGGGCTTGCCCCCTCATCGCAGGATCTGTTTACTGCCTGGCGGGCCCTGCTTGCCGGTGCCAACGGATCGATTGTTTATCTCGGTATCGGGCCGATCGTCACCGCATCCATCGTCCTCCAGCTCCTGAAAGGTGCAGATATCCTGCATATTGACACGAGCGAGGCCCGTGGTCAGGTCATGTACATGGGTCTCCAGAAGATCCTTATCCTTGTCATGATCGTGATCGAGGCCGCACCCAACCTCATCGGCGGGTTTATGCAGCCCGATCCCACTATCGCGGCGCAGTTCTTCGGGGGCAACCTCTTTGCGGTTTCGCTCCTCATCTTCATCCAGATCTGTATCGGTGGTGTCCTGATCTTCCTCATGGATGAAGTGGTCACCAAGTGGGGTATCGGATCCGGTGTCGGGCTCTTCATCATTGCCGGGATCTCCCAAGCCCTTGTCAATGGTTTCATCAACTGGACCGCTGTCAGCGACCCCTACCCGGTCGGGTTCTTCCCGCGCCTTGTGGCGGTGGTGCTTGATGGTGCAAATTTCCTCCAGTATTTTGGGACAAACCTTCTGGCATTTGCAACCACCATCATCATCTTCCTCATCATCGTGTATGTAGAATCCACCCGCATTGAGATCCCCCTTGCCCATGCCCAGGTAAGAGGTGCGCGGGCCCGGTTCCCGGTCAAGCTGATCTATGCCAGTGTTCTGCCGATGATCCTTGTCAGGGTGCTCCAGGCAAACATCCAGATGATCGGTATGTTCCTGTCCAATATCGGCATCACTATCCTTGGTAAATTCAATGGCCAGACTCCCCAAGGCGGACTGATGTACTTCCTTGCGCCGATTAACGGCCCCACTGACTGGATGTGGTGGACAACGGACCTTGGTCATGCGCCCTGGGAGGTTCTCCTCAGGATGGGTATCGATACGACCTTCATGGTGGTGGGCGGAGCAATCTTTGCACTCTTCTGGATCAAGACCGCGGGTCTTGATTCAAAGGATGTGGCCCGGCAGATCCAGCTCTCCGGCATGTCGATCCCCGGTTACCGGCGAAATCCCCAAGTGCTGGAAAAGTACCTGGACCGGTACATCCCCCGTGTTACAATCATCGGTGGGGTCTTTATTGGTATCCTCAGTGTAGTGGCAAATCTGTTTGGTGTGATCGGGGCGGTGAGCGGAACCGGCCTGCTCCTGACGGTGAGTATCACGTACCGGTTGTACGAGGAGATCGCCAGCCAGCAGATCATGGAGATGTATCCGTTCATGCGGACGTTCTTTGGTAAAGAATGA
- a CDS encoding adenylate kinase, producing MAGKKVIITGVPGVGKTTVINEALAKLKSEGVDYQPINFGSFMFEVAKNEGLVANRDQMRTLDRADQKRLQQHAAQAIAKIPGNVMIDTHASVKTPKGYLAGLPEWVLRELMPDVIILVETDNDQILMRRLTDDTRNRDKEGARSISEHQEFNRSIAAAYAMMTGCTIKIIINSDHLLDFAAAEMADVLR from the coding sequence ATGGCAGGGAAAAAGGTCATTATCACGGGTGTGCCCGGGGTCGGCAAGACCACGGTTATCAATGAGGCGTTAGCGAAACTCAAAAGCGAAGGGGTGGATTACCAGCCCATCAATTTTGGCTCATTCATGTTCGAGGTAGCCAAAAATGAAGGGCTTGTGGCAAACCGCGACCAGATGAGAACGCTTGACCGGGCCGATCAGAAACGGCTCCAGCAGCATGCGGCCCAGGCGATTGCCAAGATCCCCGGTAACGTCATGATCGATACGCACGCCTCGGTAAAGACCCCCAAGGGATATCTTGCCGGACTCCCCGAGTGGGTACTGCGCGAGCTCATGCCCGATGTCATTATCCTTGTCGAGACAGACAACGACCAGATCCTTATGCGGCGCCTGACAGATGATACACGTAACCGTGATAAGGAAGGTGCCCGGTCCATTTCTGAACACCAGGAATTTAACCGGTCGATTGCCGCGGCCTACGCTATGATGACCGGATGCACCATCAAGATCATCATTAATTCCGACCACCTGCTTGACTTCGCGGCAGCAGAGATGGCCGATGTCCTACGGTAA
- a CDS encoding DUF106 domain-containing protein, with amino-acid sequence MDFGKFWEKYGLYVALLFMFVMMWTYTVPWLRTGVGKGIDGVFAPVVTEFNIPFFILIVILSALTGLYSSIIQKYTIDYERMTEVQDRMKEFQKEYREAMLSQDEKRIKKLDVKKDRMMKEQLELSQQQFKPMGYILVLTVPIFFWLLYRLQEATTTITLPYYGTLSLTAPLIWVIPVWMVWYMICSITISQVIRKSLNIGGI; translated from the coding sequence ATGGACTTTGGGAAATTCTGGGAAAAATACGGATTGTACGTTGCGCTCCTCTTCATGTTTGTCATGATGTGGACCTACACGGTTCCCTGGCTGCGCACGGGAGTCGGGAAAGGGATTGACGGGGTCTTTGCCCCGGTTGTTACGGAGTTCAACATCCCGTTCTTTATCCTGATTGTGATCCTCTCTGCTTTGACCGGTCTGTACTCTTCCATTATCCAGAAGTACACGATCGATTACGAACGGATGACGGAAGTCCAGGACCGGATGAAGGAGTTCCAGAAGGAATACCGGGAAGCCATGCTCTCCCAGGATGAAAAGCGGATCAAGAAGCTGGATGTAAAAAAGGACCGCATGATGAAAGAGCAGCTCGAGCTCTCCCAACAGCAGTTCAAGCCCATGGGCTATATCCTTGTTCTTACGGTCCCGATCTTCTTCTGGCTCCTGTACCGGCTCCAGGAGGCCACCACAACCATCACCCTTCCGTACTACGGAACCCTCAGCCTCACAGCGCCCCTTATCTGGGTCATCCCCGTCTGGATGGTCTGGTACATGATCTGTTCGATAACCATCAGCCAGGTGATAAGGAAGTCCCTTAACATCGGGGGGATCTGA
- the cmk gene encoding (d)CMP kinase has product MRITVSGLPGSGTTSLSRYLSERYGFTMISAGEVFRQCAKEHNMELAEFGRLAEKDPAYDKMIDARQKEIAEKSDNIIVEGRLSGWMVENADLKIWLFAPISCRLDRIVFRDQIADVETAKAITLEREHCEAIRYQQYYSIDINDHSVYHLILNSEHWGVDDLGKIVAAAIDQLKKTPFAAS; this is encoded by the coding sequence TTGCGGATCACCGTGAGCGGGCTTCCCGGCAGCGGGACCACCTCGCTCTCACGGTACCTTTCCGAGCGCTACGGCTTTACCATGATCTCAGCCGGCGAGGTTTTCCGGCAGTGTGCAAAAGAGCACAACATGGAACTCGCCGAGTTTGGCCGTCTTGCAGAAAAAGACCCGGCCTATGACAAGATGATCGATGCCCGGCAAAAAGAGATTGCCGAGAAAAGCGACAACATCATTGTCGAGGGCCGGCTTTCGGGCTGGATGGTGGAGAATGCGGATCTCAAGATCTGGCTCTTTGCCCCTATTTCCTGCCGGCTCGACCGGATCGTATTCCGCGACCAAATTGCCGATGTGGAAACGGCAAAGGCCATCACTCTTGAACGCGAACACTGCGAGGCAATCAGGTACCAGCAGTACTATTCTATCGATATTAACGATCACTCGGTTTACCATCTTATCCTCAATTCAGAGCACTGGGGAGTCGATGATCTTGGAAAGATTGTCGCCGCTGCGATAGACCAGCTCAAAAAGACACCTTTTGCAGCCTCTTAA
- a CDS encoding GNAT family N-acetyltransferase — protein sequence MNSDYEIRVDLASIWDPADIVALYRAGGWWKDEYDPGEIPRLIRGSFAFAVAVDPAKGKAVGMGRVISDGVSDAYVQDIVVLPEYRNRDIGTRIVALLLETCQRAGLTWIALIAEPGSEVFYLPLGFSRMVGHVPLIYRGEA from the coding sequence ATGAATTCAGATTATGAGATCCGGGTCGATCTTGCCAGCATATGGGACCCGGCTGATATCGTCGCCCTGTACCGGGCCGGGGGATGGTGGAAGGATGAATACGATCCCGGCGAGATTCCCCGGCTTATCCGTGGCAGTTTTGCATTTGCCGTTGCCGTTGACCCGGCAAAGGGAAAAGCTGTCGGGATGGGCCGGGTGATTTCTGACGGTGTTTCCGATGCGTATGTCCAGGATATCGTTGTGCTGCCGGAATACCGGAACCGGGATATCGGCACCCGGATTGTCGCGCTCCTGCTTGAAACCTGTCAGAGAGCCGGTCTTACGTGGATTGCCCTTATTGCCGAGCCCGGATCCGAGGTGTTCTACCTTCCGCTCGGGTTTTCCCGTATGGTGGGGCATGTTCCCCTGATCTATCGGGGTGAGGCCTGA
- a CDS encoding DUF2156 domain-containing protein — translation MLSQEDFRPVTLADRAFFERHYARYPQSHSDNTFTNMVCWNHIAQYRYAYVNGSVILASTLFGVTRFRPPIGPRDPDLMRDVIRFAMEFADDTPMVLIDPETARWMKELDPSLTLVPDRNHSEYVYLASDLAELPGKHYLKIRNQINKFRKNCSHTIEPVTGENREEVMQFLVKWCEWKGCENDLVLAHEKDAVFYAIEHFTELPLRGLMIRVDSQVAAISLFERLNEDTALVHFEKGLPDCEGIYKAVNQATAALLVHEVKYINRESDLGVAGLREAKLRYHPHHMVDVWSLKSKEDASASNRTSLQVSEL, via the coding sequence ATGCTTTCCCAGGAGGATTTCCGCCCGGTAACGCTTGCCGACCGGGCATTCTTCGAACGTCATTATGCGCGCTATCCGCAGAGCCACAGCGACAACACGTTCACGAATATGGTCTGCTGGAATCACATCGCCCAGTACCGGTATGCGTATGTGAACGGGAGCGTGATCCTGGCAAGCACGCTCTTTGGGGTAACCCGTTTCCGGCCACCCATCGGACCCCGTGACCCTGACCTCATGAGGGATGTAATCCGGTTTGCAATGGAGTTTGCCGACGATACTCCGATGGTACTTATCGATCCGGAAACTGCCCGGTGGATGAAAGAACTTGATCCCTCCCTTACCCTTGTCCCGGACCGGAATCACTCCGAGTATGTCTACCTCGCATCGGACCTTGCCGAGCTGCCGGGAAAACACTATCTCAAGATCCGTAACCAGATCAACAAATTCCGAAAGAACTGTTCACACACGATCGAGCCAGTTACGGGTGAAAACCGGGAAGAGGTGATGCAGTTCCTGGTAAAGTGGTGCGAGTGGAAGGGGTGCGAAAACGATCTCGTCCTTGCCCACGAGAAAGATGCGGTCTTTTATGCGATTGAGCACTTCACCGAACTCCCCCTGCGGGGCCTGATGATCCGGGTTGACTCCCAGGTCGCTGCCATCTCCCTGTTCGAGCGCCTCAACGAGGATACGGCGCTTGTCCACTTCGAAAAAGGGCTCCCGGACTGCGAAGGGATCTACAAGGCTGTAAACCAGGCAACCGCTGCCCTTCTCGTCCATGAGGTAAAGTACATCAACCGGGAAAGCGACCTCGGTGTAGCCGGCCTCCGTGAGGCAAAATTACGGTACCATCCTCACCATATGGTCGATGTCTGGTCCCTCAAGAGTAAAGAGGATGCATCCGCGTCAAACCGCACTTCTCTTCAGGTATCCGAATTGTAA
- a CDS encoding MarC family protein — MTDIISGIIYAFAALFIILDPILSVPIFAGMTKGQSAREIHKQAFIAVAVAGILMYIFLVFNTAIFSVLGLTLSTFQIAGGILLFLLGMEMALGIDLCKSKEQVPTAAGVVIGTPLLCGPGAITTVMLLSNDYGILIPFIAISLSLAATWVILYYSAAIQNILGTVITDIMGRVLGMLVAGIAVKIIFSGIIGTLGLSIHI; from the coding sequence ATGACTGACATTATTTCCGGAATTATCTATGCGTTTGCAGCCCTCTTTATCATCCTCGATCCGATCCTGTCAGTCCCGATCTTTGCGGGTATGACCAAGGGGCAGTCCGCGAGGGAGATCCACAAGCAGGCATTCATCGCGGTCGCCGTTGCCGGCATCCTGATGTATATTTTCCTTGTCTTCAACACCGCGATCTTCTCTGTACTTGGCCTTACTCTCTCCACGTTCCAGATTGCCGGCGGTATCCTCCTGTTCCTGCTGGGGATGGAGATGGCACTGGGTATCGATCTCTGCAAATCAAAAGAGCAGGTCCCGACCGCTGCCGGAGTGGTTATAGGAACGCCTCTTCTCTGCGGGCCGGGTGCAATTACAACGGTAATGCTCCTTTCCAATGACTACGGTATTCTCATTCCCTTTATTGCCATATCCCTCTCGCTTGCGGCAACCTGGGTTATCCTCTATTATTCAGCCGCTATCCAGAATATCCTCGGGACAGTTATTACAGATATTATGGGGCGGGTACTGGGGATGCTTGTTGCAGGTATCGCAGTCAAGATTATCTTCTCCGGGATTATCGGGACCCTTGGCCTGTCCATCCATATCTGA